Proteins encoded in a region of the Saccharothrix ecbatanensis genome:
- a CDS encoding dienelactone hydrolase family protein, which translates to MTEFRPPGRARGGVVVCHEIWGITPPLLTAARALAAAGFLVTVPDFYAGLDRPHPPTHARARQWRDSLDVTGIRRVLDEAIDRLRTEGVPRVGVLGYSMGGAIALWAATVPDIDAAVTFYGGGLLKPYWPDMPAGVVLAERLAVPWIGFYGARDPLTPPDALRRLQDVVDGRATVFEGLDHGFALDPADPRHAPVEAAAAWQDTIAFLNG; encoded by the coding sequence ATGACCGAGTTCCGACCGCCAGGACGTGCCCGCGGTGGTGTCGTGGTGTGCCATGAGATCTGGGGCATCACGCCACCGCTGCTGACCGCGGCACGCGCCCTGGCCGCCGCCGGTTTCCTCGTCACCGTGCCGGACTTCTACGCCGGGCTGGACCGTCCGCACCCGCCGACCCACGCCCGCGCACGCCAGTGGCGTGACAGCCTCGACGTCACCGGAATCCGGCGGGTGCTGGACGAGGCGATCGACCGGCTGCGGACCGAGGGTGTGCCACGGGTCGGTGTGCTCGGGTACTCGATGGGCGGCGCCATCGCGCTGTGGGCCGCCACGGTCCCCGACATCGACGCGGCCGTCACGTTCTACGGCGGCGGCCTGCTGAAGCCGTACTGGCCGGACATGCCCGCGGGAGTCGTGCTGGCCGAACGCCTGGCCGTGCCGTGGATCGGCTTCTACGGGGCACGCGACCCGCTCACCCCGCCGGACGCGCTCCGACGACTCCAAGACGTGGTCGACGGCCGCGCCACCGTCTTCGAAGGGCTGGACCACGGCTTCGCCCTCGACCCCGCCGATCCCCGCCACGCGCCGGTTGAAGCCGCCGCCGCCTGGCAGGACACCATCGCGTTCCTCAACGGCTGA